A region from the Tahibacter amnicola genome encodes:
- the pnp gene encoding polyribonucleotide nucleotidyltransferase has product MAKISKSFQYGNHEVTLETGEIARQASGAVMVSMGGTVVLVTAVAASKAREGQDFFPLTVDYQEKFYSAGRIPGGFFKREGRPTEKETLTSRLIDRPIRPLFPEEFKNEIQIIATVMSLNPEVDGDIPALIGASAALVLAGVPFKGPIAAAKVGYANGQYLLNPVVSELATSELELVVAGTANAVLMVESEAKLLSEEVMLGAVTFGHKAMQTAIDAINAFAAEAGRKTFNWTAPTRNDALFDALTGVIGNRMADAFQIRDKLQRRDELAKVKTDVKAAIAEQAIANGWTDGEIGGALGDLEYRTMRDGVLKTKVRIDGRQLDTVRPINVRVGVLPRTHGSALFTRGETQALVTVTLGTTKDSQIIDAPEGESKDTFLFHYNFPPFSVGECGRMAGPKRREIGHGRLAKRGVQAVKPSMEEFPYVLRVVSEITESNGSSSMASVCGSSLAMMDAGVPLKAPVAGIAMGLVKEGDDFVVLSDILGDEDHLGDMDFKVAGTDAGISALQMDIKIDGITEEIMRVALEQAKRGRLHILGEMNKVITTARSEMSEFAPRLLTMRIHPDKIREVIGKGGSVIRAITEETGTTIDIQDDGTIVIASVNRAAADEAKKRIDMIVSDVEPGRVYEGKVAKLMDFGAFVTILPGKDGLVHVSQISNERVEKVSDKLKEGDMVKVKVLEVDKQGRIRLSMKAVTEEEQGAA; this is encoded by the coding sequence GTGGCGAAAATTTCGAAGTCATTCCAGTACGGTAACCACGAAGTCACACTGGAGACGGGCGAAATCGCCCGCCAGGCTAGCGGTGCGGTGATGGTCAGCATGGGTGGTACGGTCGTGCTCGTCACGGCGGTGGCTGCCAGCAAGGCGCGTGAGGGCCAGGATTTCTTCCCCCTCACCGTCGACTATCAGGAAAAGTTCTACTCCGCCGGTCGTATTCCCGGCGGCTTCTTCAAGCGGGAAGGTCGTCCCACCGAAAAGGAAACGCTGACCTCCCGCCTCATCGATCGTCCGATCCGCCCGCTCTTCCCGGAAGAGTTCAAGAACGAAATCCAGATCATCGCGACGGTCATGTCGCTGAATCCGGAAGTCGACGGCGACATCCCGGCACTGATCGGTGCCTCCGCGGCTCTGGTCCTGGCCGGCGTTCCCTTCAAGGGCCCGATTGCCGCCGCCAAGGTGGGTTACGCCAATGGCCAGTACCTGCTCAATCCGGTCGTCAGCGAGCTGGCCACTTCTGAACTCGAACTGGTTGTCGCCGGTACCGCCAACGCGGTCCTGATGGTCGAATCCGAAGCCAAGCTGCTGTCCGAGGAAGTCATGCTCGGCGCAGTCACCTTTGGCCACAAGGCCATGCAGACGGCGATCGACGCGATCAACGCGTTTGCCGCCGAAGCCGGCCGCAAGACCTTCAACTGGACCGCCCCGACCCGCAATGACGCGCTGTTCGACGCCCTCACCGGCGTGATCGGCAACCGCATGGCGGATGCGTTCCAGATCCGTGACAAGCTGCAGCGCCGTGACGAGCTGGCCAAGGTGAAGACCGACGTCAAGGCCGCCATCGCCGAGCAGGCCATCGCCAACGGCTGGACCGACGGCGAGATCGGCGGCGCCCTGGGTGACCTCGAATACCGCACCATGCGCGACGGCGTCCTCAAGACCAAGGTCCGCATCGACGGCCGCCAGCTCGATACCGTTCGCCCGATCAACGTCCGCGTCGGCGTACTGCCGCGCACGCACGGGTCGGCCCTGTTCACGCGCGGTGAGACGCAGGCCCTGGTGACCGTGACCCTGGGCACCACCAAGGACTCCCAGATCATCGACGCGCCGGAAGGCGAATCGAAGGATACGTTCCTGTTCCACTACAACTTCCCGCCGTTCTCGGTGGGCGAGTGCGGCCGCATGGCCGGCCCGAAGCGTCGTGAGATCGGCCACGGCCGTCTCGCCAAGCGCGGCGTGCAGGCCGTCAAGCCGTCGATGGAAGAATTCCCGTACGTGCTGCGCGTCGTCTCCGAGATCACCGAGTCGAACGGTTCCTCGTCGATGGCCTCGGTCTGCGGTTCCTCGCTGGCGATGATGGATGCCGGCGTGCCGCTGAAAGCGCCGGTTGCCGGTATCGCGATGGGCCTGGTGAAGGAAGGCGACGATTTTGTCGTGCTGTCCGACATCCTGGGCGACGAAGATCACCTGGGCGACATGGATTTCAAGGTGGCCGGTACCGATGCGGGTATCTCTGCGCTGCAGATGGATATCAAGATCGACGGCATCACCGAAGAAATCATGCGCGTGGCGCTGGAACAGGCCAAGCGCGGCCGCCTGCACATCCTCGGCGAAATGAACAAGGTCATCACGACCGCCCGCTCGGAAATGAGCGAGTTCGCGCCGCGCCTGCTGACGATGCGTATCCATCCGGACAAGATCCGCGAAGTGATCGGCAAGGGTGGCTCGGTCATCCGCGCCATCACCGAGGAGACCGGCACCACGATCGACATCCAGGACGACGGCACCATCGTCATCGCCTCGGTCAATCGTGCGGCGGCGGACGAAGCCAAGAAGCGCATCGACATGATCGTCTCCGACGTCGAGCCGGGCCGTGTCTATGAAGGCAAGGTGGCCAAGCTGATGGACTTCGGCGCGTTCGTGACCATCCTCCCGGGCAAGGACGGCCTGGTCCATGTTTCGCAGATTTCCAACGAGCGCGTCGAGAAGGTTTCCGACAAGCTCAAGGAAGGCGACATGGTCAAGGTCAAGGTCCTGGAAGTGGACAAGCAGGGTCGCATCCGCCTGTCGATGAAGGCCGTGACGGAAGAAGAGCAGGGAGCGGCGTAA
- the truB gene encoding tRNA pseudouridine(55) synthase TruB: MSKKPDPTAWRDVHGIVLLDKPKGLSSNQALQKVRRLYAAAKGGHTGSLDPMATGLLPICLGEATKIAGYLLGSGKAYVATVELGTTTVTGDAEGEIDQVRPVPTLTAADVEQALAPLRGRIWQTPPVYSALKQGGVPLYRLARQGETVVVAPRQVEVHRLEVLSQTPLQLTLLVECGSGTYIRSLAVDLGGALGCGAHLSALRRTWVDPFRVPQMFTVDALEATLATQGRAALDRLILPTDQGLAGMPLVTLDADQARRLQMGQPVRVGALAPGLCRVHDAAGHLIALGEVEAGDLKVRRGLNLPV; encoded by the coding sequence ATGAGCAAGAAACCCGACCCGACGGCCTGGCGCGACGTGCACGGCATTGTCCTGCTCGACAAGCCCAAAGGCCTCAGCTCGAACCAGGCCCTGCAGAAAGTTCGCCGCCTGTATGCGGCCGCCAAGGGCGGACATACCGGTTCGCTCGATCCGATGGCGACCGGCCTGTTGCCGATCTGCCTGGGTGAGGCGACCAAGATCGCCGGTTACCTGCTCGGATCGGGCAAGGCCTACGTCGCGACCGTCGAACTGGGCACCACCACCGTCACCGGCGATGCCGAAGGCGAGATCGACCAGGTACGCCCCGTGCCGACGCTCACTGCCGCGGATGTTGAGCAGGCTTTGGCACCGTTGCGCGGCCGCATCTGGCAGACACCTCCGGTCTATTCGGCGCTCAAGCAGGGCGGTGTTCCGCTCTACCGCCTTGCGCGGCAGGGCGAAACGGTCGTCGTCGCGCCGCGGCAGGTCGAGGTGCACCGGCTGGAAGTCCTCTCGCAGACCCCGTTGCAGCTGACCCTCCTGGTTGAATGCGGCTCCGGCACCTATATCCGCAGCCTGGCGGTGGACCTGGGCGGGGCCCTGGGGTGCGGCGCGCACCTGTCGGCATTGCGCCGCACCTGGGTCGACCCTTTCCGCGTGCCGCAGATGTTCACAGTGGACGCCCTCGAGGCGACCCTCGCGACGCAAGGGCGCGCTGCCCTTGACCGGCTGATACTGCCGACGGATCAGGGTTTGGCCGGCATGCCGCTGGTCACGCTCGACGCCGACCAGGCGCGGCGCCTGCAGATGGGGCAGCCGGTCCGCGTGGGAGCGCTGGCACCGGGGCTGTGCCGGGTGCACGATGCGGCCGGTCACCTGATCGCCCTGGGCGAGGTGGAAGCCGGTGACCTGAAGGTCCGGCGCGGCCTCAACCTGCCGGTGTGA
- a CDS encoding class III poly(R)-hydroxyalkanoic acid synthase subunit PhaC, which produces MGPIRIEPQKALDEALKMQQKLSAGTKVLQSLDEVSFGVTPKEAVYREDKMTLYRFRGSKAPTTKTPLLICYALVNTPYMVDLQEDRSMVKNLLALGQDVYLIDWGYPDGADRYLELDDYINGYLRRCVDFLRKTHDVDAVNLLGICQGGAFSLCFSAIYPEKVKNLVTMVTPVDFHTPDNMLSRWVQSLDVDLFVDTLGNVPADLMNYCYLTLKPVRLNQQKYIGLVDILDNKAELENFLRMEKWIFNSPDQAGEAFRQFIKDFYQGNKLLKGGLKIGDKAVDLKSIRSPVLNIFAEQDHLVPPAASRVLKDAVGTSDYTQIAFKGGHIGIYVSSRAQRDVPPAIHDWLQKRA; this is translated from the coding sequence ATGGGCCCGATTCGAATTGAACCGCAGAAAGCGCTGGATGAAGCGCTGAAGATGCAGCAGAAGCTGTCTGCCGGCACCAAGGTGCTGCAGTCGCTGGACGAGGTCAGCTTCGGCGTCACACCGAAGGAAGCGGTGTATCGCGAAGACAAGATGACTTTGTACCGTTTCCGTGGCAGCAAGGCGCCGACGACGAAGACGCCGCTGCTGATCTGTTATGCACTGGTCAACACACCGTACATGGTCGACCTGCAGGAAGACCGCTCCATGGTCAAGAACCTGCTGGCGCTCGGGCAGGATGTCTACCTGATCGACTGGGGCTATCCGGATGGCGCCGACCGCTACCTGGAACTGGACGACTACATCAACGGCTATCTGCGCCGGTGCGTGGATTTCCTGCGCAAGACGCACGATGTCGACGCGGTGAACCTGCTGGGTATCTGCCAGGGCGGCGCGTTCTCGCTGTGTTTCTCGGCGATCTATCCGGAAAAGGTGAAGAACCTCGTCACCATGGTGACGCCGGTGGATTTCCATACCCCCGACAACATGCTTTCGCGCTGGGTGCAGTCGCTGGATGTCGATCTCTTCGTCGACACGCTCGGCAATGTTCCGGCGGACCTGATGAACTACTGCTACCTCACCCTCAAGCCCGTGCGCCTGAACCAGCAGAAGTACATCGGGCTGGTCGATATCCTCGATAACAAGGCTGAACTGGAGAATTTTCTCCGGATGGAGAAGTGGATCTTCAATTCGCCCGACCAGGCGGGCGAGGCGTTCCGCCAGTTCATCAAGGATTTCTACCAGGGCAACAAGCTGCTCAAGGGCGGGCTGAAAATCGGCGACAAGGCGGTGGATCTGAAAAGCATCCGCTCGCCGGTGCTCAACATCTTCGCCGAGCAGGATCACCTGGTTCCCCCGGCTGCATCGCGCGTCCTCAAGGATGCTGTTGGCACCAGCGACTACACCCAGATCGCCTTCAAGGGCGGTCATATTGGCATCTATGTCTCCAGTCGTGCGCAGCGGGATGTTCCACCGGCGATCCACGACTGGTTGCAAAAGCGCGCCTGA
- the phaE gene encoding class III poly(R)-hydroxyalkanoic acid synthase subunit PhaE, translating to MSTNTPQDWFGDWQELSRRYWDGWKSQGMPAAAANTDLPWQAGFDQWAKLFGGASQQNDLLERINANSKAYISLMQSLLGSAMGRAGDGNAQSWTDALRNGFNIPGIDPSLLNNPLASSLRDIAGQGARGFEQLMGEFARSMDRWRQSTVGTFDMPAFGLAREHQERWQQLAAAATDYQEQTNRYNALLLKSSQNGFERFQSKLAEREEPGRQLESVRAIYDLWVDAAEEAYAEIALSEEFSRVYGAMVNAQMRVRSLAQKEVELQTRQLGMPTRSEVQNLEKSMLALRRELRNRNDAPPSDLASEVAALKAELAALRQQVGASASPVAATTTKPSKNSSKTKR from the coding sequence ATGTCTACGAATACACCGCAGGATTGGTTCGGCGACTGGCAGGAGCTTTCCAGGCGCTATTGGGATGGCTGGAAGTCGCAAGGTATGCCTGCCGCCGCTGCGAATACCGACTTGCCCTGGCAGGCCGGATTCGATCAATGGGCGAAACTCTTCGGCGGTGCTTCGCAGCAGAATGACCTGCTCGAACGGATCAACGCCAACAGCAAGGCGTACATCAGTCTGATGCAGTCGCTGCTCGGCTCCGCCATGGGGCGTGCGGGCGATGGCAATGCGCAATCCTGGACCGATGCATTGCGCAACGGCTTCAACATCCCTGGTATTGATCCCTCGCTGCTGAACAATCCGCTGGCGTCCAGCTTGCGCGACATCGCCGGGCAGGGGGCCAGGGGCTTCGAACAGCTGATGGGGGAGTTCGCCCGCAGCATGGACCGCTGGCGCCAGTCCACCGTCGGAACGTTCGACATGCCGGCATTCGGGCTGGCGCGCGAACACCAGGAGCGTTGGCAGCAGCTCGCGGCCGCAGCGACCGACTACCAGGAACAGACCAACCGCTACAACGCGCTGCTGCTCAAATCCAGCCAGAATGGATTCGAACGCTTCCAGTCGAAGCTGGCCGAACGCGAGGAGCCGGGTCGCCAGCTCGAATCGGTACGGGCGATCTACGACCTGTGGGTGGATGCCGCAGAGGAAGCCTACGCCGAGATCGCCTTGTCGGAGGAGTTCTCGCGAGTCTACGGCGCGATGGTCAATGCACAGATGCGCGTGCGTTCGCTGGCCCAGAAGGAAGTGGAACTGCAGACGCGCCAGCTCGGCATGCCGACGCGCAGTGAAGTGCAGAATCTGGAGAAGTCCATGCTGGCACTGCGCCGCGAACTGCGCAATCGCAACGACGCACCGCCCTCCGATCTTGCGTCCGAAGTAGCCGCGCTGAAGGCGGAGCTGGCTGCGCTCCGGCAGCAGGTGGGCGCATCGGCTTCGCCGGTCGCCGCCACAACGACCAAGCCGTCCAAGAATTCGTCCAAGACCAAGCGCTAG
- the rbfA gene encoding 30S ribosome-binding factor RbfA — MPNSFNRSDRISAELRRLVGTMVHEVVRDHALPSVSVSDVEASRELDTAVVYVTALIAEQGPPAVKLLNEMAKDFRRELSRIMKIRRVPELRFRYDDSVDKGERIEALLRGEKEKGRL; from the coding sequence ATGCCCAATTCTTTCAATCGCTCTGACCGTATCTCCGCCGAGCTTCGCCGTCTGGTGGGCACGATGGTGCACGAGGTCGTGCGCGATCATGCGCTGCCATCGGTGTCCGTGTCGGATGTCGAGGCCTCGCGCGAACTGGACACCGCCGTCGTCTACGTCACCGCCCTCATTGCCGAGCAGGGGCCGCCCGCGGTCAAGCTGCTCAACGAGATGGCGAAAGATTTCCGCCGCGAGCTCTCGCGCATCATGAAGATCCGCCGTGTGCCGGAGCTGCGCTTCCGCTACGACGATTCGGTCGACAAGGGCGAGCGTATCGAAGCCCTGCTCCGCGGCGAGAAGGAAAAGGGACGTCTCTAG
- the rpsO gene encoding 30S ribosomal protein S15, with protein MLTAEQTQKILADYGRVPNDTGSPEVQVALLSARIEHLSGHFAKHAKDHHSRRGLLKMVNQRRRLLSYLKAKDATRYKTLIDRLGIRR; from the coding sequence ATGCTGACTGCCGAACAGACTCAGAAGATTCTCGCCGACTACGGCCGCGTGCCCAACGACACCGGCTCCCCGGAAGTGCAGGTCGCCCTGCTGTCGGCCCGTATCGAACACCTCTCCGGCCATTTCGCCAAGCACGCCAAGGATCACCACTCCCGCCGCGGCCTGCTGAAGATGGTCAACCAGCGCCGTCGCCTGCTGAGCTACCTCAAGGCGAAAGACGCCACCCGTTACAAAACCCTGATCGACCGCCTCGGCATCCGCCGCTAA
- a CDS encoding ABC transporter ATP-binding protein — translation MTSSTSSFAALWQLIRYARPYRARLIAASLCSVANKLFDVAPEILIGIAIDVVVRGQQSFVAGFGVTDPLDQVYLLGGLTLAIWIFESLFEFAYLVLWRNLAQDLQHELRTSAFAHVQNLDLAYFEDRSSGGLVSILNDDVNQLERFLNGGASDLIQVVVTVIACGAVFFAISPQIAVLAFTPIPVILWGAFFFQRKAGPRYDRVREKVAALSGRLANNLAGIATVRSFGAEQRELARLQTDSLAYVAANRHAIRLSSAFVPLIRMAILFGFLCTFVRGGQLVLEGHLQAGFYAVLVFLTQRLLWPLTRLAETVDLFERAMASTRRILGLLATPIHIADATTPEPAQPARGDIRLDQVHFAYANGNPVLHGVTLDITAGTTVALVGATGGGKSSLIKLLLRFYEPTQGQIFLDGRPLASYPLAWLRSQIGWVAQDVFLFEGSVRDNIAYGRPGASESEIVAAAMAAEAHEFITRLPQGYDTPVGERGIKLSGGQRQRLSIARALLKDPPILLLDEATSAVDNETEAAIQRSLARLAHQRTVIVIAHRLSTIVQADAVVVVEDGRIVEAGRHRELIGRAGSYAALWKVQTGAAAQMPEPA, via the coding sequence ATGACATCGTCCACCTCGTCGTTTGCTGCATTGTGGCAGCTTATCCGTTATGCGCGGCCCTATCGCGCCCGTTTGATCGCGGCAAGCCTGTGTTCGGTCGCCAACAAATTGTTCGACGTGGCGCCCGAGATCCTGATCGGTATCGCCATCGACGTCGTGGTGCGTGGACAGCAATCCTTCGTGGCCGGATTTGGCGTCACCGACCCGCTGGATCAAGTCTATCTGCTCGGCGGCCTTACGCTGGCCATCTGGATCTTCGAATCCCTGTTCGAGTTCGCCTACCTGGTGCTGTGGCGCAATCTCGCCCAGGATCTGCAGCACGAACTGCGCACGTCCGCCTTCGCTCACGTGCAGAATCTCGACCTCGCCTATTTCGAGGACCGCTCCAGCGGCGGACTCGTGTCGATCCTCAATGACGACGTCAACCAGCTGGAGCGGTTTCTCAACGGCGGTGCCAGCGACCTGATCCAGGTCGTGGTTACTGTGATCGCCTGCGGCGCGGTCTTTTTTGCGATTTCGCCGCAAATTGCGGTTCTGGCCTTCACCCCGATTCCGGTGATCCTGTGGGGTGCGTTCTTCTTCCAGCGCAAGGCAGGTCCGCGCTATGACCGTGTGCGGGAAAAAGTCGCTGCGCTGTCCGGGCGGCTGGCGAACAACCTTGCGGGTATCGCCACCGTGCGCAGCTTCGGTGCCGAGCAACGGGAGTTGGCGCGGTTGCAGACGGACAGCCTGGCCTACGTGGCGGCCAACCGCCACGCCATCCGCCTGAGCTCGGCGTTTGTGCCGCTGATCCGCATGGCGATTCTGTTTGGATTTCTCTGCACCTTCGTCCGCGGTGGCCAGCTGGTGCTCGAAGGTCACCTGCAGGCAGGCTTCTACGCGGTGCTGGTGTTTCTGACCCAGCGCCTGCTGTGGCCGCTGACCCGGTTGGCCGAGACGGTGGACCTGTTCGAACGGGCGATGGCCTCGACCCGGCGGATCCTCGGGTTGCTGGCCACCCCAATCCACATTGCCGATGCGACGACGCCTGAACCGGCGCAGCCCGCGCGCGGCGACATTCGCCTGGACCAGGTCCACTTCGCCTACGCGAACGGCAACCCGGTGCTCCACGGCGTCACGCTGGATATCACGGCAGGCACGACGGTGGCCCTGGTCGGCGCCACCGGGGGCGGAAAGAGTTCGTTGATCAAGCTGCTGCTGCGCTTCTACGAGCCCACGCAGGGCCAGATCTTCCTGGACGGCCGTCCGCTGGCCAGCTACCCGCTGGCCTGGCTGCGATCGCAGATCGGGTGGGTTGCCCAGGATGTCTTCCTGTTCGAGGGCAGCGTGCGCGACAACATTGCCTATGGCCGTCCGGGCGCGAGCGAATCGGAGATCGTCGCTGCGGCGATGGCGGCCGAAGCGCATGAGTTCATTACCCGCCTGCCGCAGGGCTACGACACGCCCGTCGGCGAGCGGGGCATCAAGCTGTCCGGCGGACAGCGCCAGCGCCTGTCGATTGCGCGCGCACTGCTGAAGGATCCCCCGATCCTGCTGCTGGACGAAGCCACCAGCGCCGTCGACAACGAGACCGAGGCGGCCATACAGCGCTCCCTGGCGCGCCTGGCCCACCAGCGCACGGTTATTGTGATCGCGCACCGCCTGTCCACCATCGTCCAGGCGGATGCTGTCGTCGTGGTCGAGGACGGCCGTATCGTCGAGGCTGGCCGGCACCGCGAACTGATCGGCCGCGCGGGCAGCTACGCCGCGCTCTGGAAGGTTCAGACCGGCGCCGCTGCGCAGATGCCCGAGCCGGCCTGA